The following coding sequences are from one Sporichthya brevicatena window:
- a CDS encoding molybdopterin cofactor-binding domain-containing protein has protein sequence MSPTPSPDSAAIAESPVETPRGTTRRQFVGYVLAGTTLAVTADVAWETAAPSTAHAAGASPIPSNPTLSDNYDFLDAYRDSCLPTNHHLKIDVTPDGKAHFAIPRQEAGQGITTSFAQVIADEMDMPIENVVCTLEDARPELVFNMLTGGSTSHFSLWMPMKTMAATARTALATAAAEKWGVPVSSVKTRDGAVFGPDGQMATYGSLSELAASRVTKPLDVKLKSKPGKYMGQSIGRVDALDIVQGKKQFAMDLKVPNAMPTMVCRPPTLNGTVQSIENLEQVKAMPGVTDVGAISRGVAVRARTFGQCIDAIRALKVTWGAGTIDNENNESLTAKVASVLLPIAPALPSDEVIEEDYVYHYRSGSPLETNCAVADVRGDTAEVWAAHNMPIVTLQRIALMLNIPEDNVVVHCTTAGGSFGRHLFSDASYEAVEASKLFGKPVRLMYHRSDDARHGRMHPMMVNRVRMTKNGNSITSFTMSSASSACDWTHGLGEIISGSATAQDPRLGFSGNKEIGNLSIAVAFYQLVTSVPYNFGSTAVYLNEIFAYDTLPTSAVRNVYSPDTGCAREIHVSKVADAFGMDDYEFRRAFAKDDGWRAVLDKAAEAGNWGRTMPEGTAQAIALHSEYQCKVACFMEIDARPAMVNRKIREAYTGPRITKAIMAVDAGRVINPRNFQANMMGGCMDGIAQALTASCHIEDGLPLEASWDNYRYTRQWNVPYVFECHLMPDNREIGGGAGETGVAAGQAAASIAWGRAKGTLPTINPVNFNDPLGFVVKPKVPPIPQSPVNGRRFAR, from the coding sequence ATGTCACCAACACCCAGCCCCGACTCCGCGGCCATCGCTGAGTCACCCGTCGAGACGCCGAGGGGTACCACCCGTCGTCAGTTCGTCGGATACGTCCTGGCCGGCACCACGCTGGCCGTCACCGCTGATGTCGCCTGGGAGACCGCCGCCCCCAGCACCGCCCACGCAGCCGGTGCATCGCCCATTCCGAGCAACCCGACCCTCTCGGACAACTACGACTTCCTGGACGCGTACCGGGATTCGTGCCTTCCGACGAACCACCACCTGAAGATCGACGTCACGCCTGACGGCAAGGCGCACTTCGCGATTCCGCGCCAGGAAGCCGGCCAGGGCATCACCACCTCGTTCGCGCAGGTCATTGCCGACGAGATGGACATGCCGATCGAGAACGTCGTGTGCACCCTCGAGGACGCCCGTCCCGAGCTGGTCTTCAACATGCTGACCGGTGGTTCGACGTCGCACTTCTCGCTGTGGATGCCCATGAAGACCATGGCCGCCACCGCCCGTACCGCTCTCGCCACCGCCGCGGCCGAGAAGTGGGGCGTTCCGGTGTCCTCGGTCAAGACCCGTGACGGCGCCGTGTTCGGCCCCGACGGTCAGATGGCCACCTACGGCTCCCTCTCCGAGCTCGCCGCGTCGCGCGTCACCAAGCCGCTCGACGTCAAGCTCAAGAGCAAGCCCGGCAAGTACATGGGTCAGAGCATCGGCCGCGTCGACGCTCTCGACATCGTGCAGGGCAAGAAGCAGTTCGCGATGGACCTCAAGGTCCCGAACGCGATGCCGACGATGGTCTGCCGTCCGCCGACACTGAACGGCACCGTGCAGTCGATCGAGAACCTCGAGCAGGTCAAGGCGATGCCGGGTGTCACCGACGTCGGCGCGATCTCCCGCGGTGTGGCCGTCCGTGCGCGCACGTTCGGTCAGTGCATCGACGCCATCCGCGCCCTGAAGGTCACGTGGGGCGCCGGCACCATCGACAACGAGAACAACGAGTCGCTCACCGCCAAGGTGGCCTCGGTCCTCCTTCCGATCGCCCCGGCCCTCCCCTCGGACGAGGTCATCGAAGAGGACTACGTCTACCACTACCGCAGCGGTTCTCCCCTGGAGACGAACTGCGCCGTGGCCGACGTGCGTGGCGACACCGCTGAGGTGTGGGCCGCTCACAACATGCCGATCGTCACCCTCCAGCGCATCGCGCTGATGCTGAACATCCCCGAGGACAACGTGGTCGTGCACTGCACCACCGCGGGTGGCTCCTTCGGTCGGCACCTGTTCTCGGACGCCTCCTACGAGGCCGTCGAGGCCAGCAAGCTGTTCGGCAAGCCGGTCCGGCTCATGTACCACCGCTCGGACGACGCTCGCCACGGCCGCATGCACCCGATGATGGTCAACCGGGTTCGCATGACCAAGAACGGCAACAGCATCACCAGCTTCACCATGAGCAGCGCTTCCAGCGCCTGCGACTGGACCCACGGTCTCGGCGAGATCATCTCCGGTTCGGCGACCGCCCAGGACCCGCGTCTTGGCTTCTCCGGCAACAAGGAGATCGGCAACCTCTCGATAGCCGTGGCCTTCTACCAGCTCGTGACGAGCGTGCCGTACAACTTCGGCAGCACGGCCGTCTACCTGAACGAGATCTTCGCGTACGACACGCTGCCGACCTCCGCGGTCCGCAACGTGTACTCGCCGGACACCGGCTGCGCCCGCGAGATCCACGTCTCGAAGGTGGCTGACGCCTTTGGCATGGACGACTACGAGTTCCGTCGTGCGTTCGCCAAGGACGACGGCTGGCGTGCGGTGCTCGACAAGGCCGCCGAGGCCGGTAACTGGGGCCGCACGATGCCGGAGGGCACTGCCCAGGCCATCGCGCTGCACAGTGAGTACCAGTGCAAGGTCGCCTGCTTCATGGAGATCGACGCTCGGCCGGCCATGGTCAACCGGAAGATCCGGGAGGCCTACACCGGTCCGCGTATCACCAAGGCGATCATGGCCGTTGACGCGGGCCGCGTGATCAACCCGCGCAACTTCCAGGCCAACATGATGGGTGGCTGCATGGACGGCATCGCGCAGGCGCTGACCGCCAGCTGCCACATCGAGGACGGCCTGCCGCTCGAGGCGTCGTGGGACAACTACCGGTACACCCGGCAGTGGAACGTTCCCTACGTCTTCGAGTGCCACCTGATGCCGGACAACCGTGAGATCGGTGGTGGCGCCGGCGAGACCGGTGTGGCCGCCGGCCAGGCGGCTGCCTCCATCGCGTGGGGCCGCGCCAAGGGCACGCTCCCGACCATCAACCCGGTCAACTTCAACGACCCCCTCGGGTTCGTGGTCAAGCCCAAGGTTCCGCCGATCCCGCAGTCGCCCGTCAATGGCCGTCGGTTCGCGCGCTGA
- a CDS encoding (2Fe-2S)-binding protein: MPKHSFVLNGKKVSVDIENNVRMLWVLRDVLGVTGPKYGCGIRVCQACTSHLNGKHFNPCSVPVSDIKSSDRITTIEGLAKTAKGSLHPVQEAWIKYDVAQCGYCQPGQIMAATALINRVKKSGRKISEADLDTLRNVCRCGTYPRIREAVKYAASKM; the protein is encoded by the coding sequence GTGCCTAAGCACTCGTTCGTCCTGAACGGTAAGAAGGTCAGCGTTGACATCGAGAACAACGTCCGCATGCTGTGGGTTTTGCGTGACGTCCTTGGTGTGACCGGCCCGAAGTACGGCTGTGGTATCCGTGTGTGCCAGGCCTGCACCTCCCACCTGAACGGCAAGCACTTCAACCCGTGCTCCGTTCCGGTCTCGGACATCAAGTCCTCCGACCGGATCACCACGATTGAGGGCCTCGCCAAGACGGCCAAGGGCAGCCTGCACCCGGTCCAGGAAGCCTGGATCAAGTACGACGTCGCCCAGTGCGGTTACTGCCAGCCCGGCCAGATCATGGCCGCGACTGCGCTGATCAACCGTGTGAAGAAGTCCGGCCGCAAGATCTCCGAGGCCGACCTCGACACGCTGCGCAACGTCTGCCGCTGCGGCACCTACCCCCGCATCCGCGAGGCTGTGAAGTACGCCGCGAGCAAGATGTAA
- the nhaA gene encoding Na+/H+ antiporter NhaA, with protein sequence MSLTPPGPPPAPRPAASRVLFGRLPTREARYLAHVLRDETVGGFLLLAGAVVALVWANSPWSDAYAELLHSHVGPSSIGLDLTVAHWASDGLLALFFFVAGLELKRELVVGELRTPATALLPVVAAGCGMAVPALLYVVVSLGEPGAGEGWAIPTATDIAFALTVLAVAGSSLPTALRAFLLTLAVVDDLGAITIIAIFYTEQIELGSLAGAIAALAAYAVLQRRRVRAWWVYVPLALGVWWLVHDSGVHATVAGVALGLLTRVRPDEGEASSPAERLEHRLGPISAGLVLPVFAFAAAGVAVSGGDLRAAAEDPVAAGVAVGLVVGKFLGVLGGTWAAARWTRAQLSPDLAWSDVAAVATLAGIGFTVSLLIGDLAYGDDPTRSAAVKVAVLAASLVAAAIAVVQLRFRERHVRRRGGERADGQTGQTV encoded by the coding sequence TTGTCTCTCACCCCGCCCGGGCCGCCGCCCGCGCCCCGCCCCGCTGCGTCCCGCGTCCTGTTCGGCCGCCTGCCGACCCGCGAGGCCCGCTACCTGGCGCACGTCCTGCGCGACGAGACCGTGGGTGGGTTCCTGCTCCTGGCCGGGGCCGTGGTCGCCCTGGTCTGGGCGAATTCGCCCTGGTCCGACGCCTACGCCGAGCTGCTCCACAGCCACGTCGGGCCCAGCTCGATCGGGCTGGACCTGACCGTGGCCCACTGGGCGTCGGACGGCCTGCTCGCGCTGTTCTTCTTCGTGGCCGGCCTGGAGCTCAAGCGCGAACTCGTGGTCGGCGAGCTGCGGACGCCGGCGACGGCCCTGCTGCCGGTGGTCGCCGCCGGGTGCGGGATGGCCGTACCCGCGCTGCTGTACGTGGTGGTCAGCCTCGGGGAGCCCGGGGCGGGCGAGGGCTGGGCGATCCCGACCGCGACGGACATCGCGTTCGCGCTGACGGTGCTCGCGGTGGCCGGGTCGTCGCTCCCGACCGCCCTGCGGGCGTTCTTGCTGACGCTCGCGGTCGTCGACGACCTCGGGGCGATCACGATCATCGCGATCTTCTACACCGAGCAGATCGAGCTCGGATCCCTCGCCGGCGCGATCGCGGCCCTGGCGGCCTACGCCGTCCTGCAGCGCCGTCGGGTCCGGGCCTGGTGGGTCTACGTCCCGCTGGCACTGGGCGTGTGGTGGCTGGTCCACGACAGCGGCGTGCACGCGACGGTGGCCGGCGTGGCCCTCGGGCTGCTCACGCGGGTCCGGCCGGACGAGGGCGAGGCCTCCTCGCCCGCGGAGCGGCTGGAGCACCGGCTGGGGCCGATCTCGGCCGGCCTGGTGCTGCCGGTCTTCGCCTTCGCCGCGGCGGGGGTCGCCGTCTCGGGCGGGGACCTGCGGGCGGCGGCCGAGGACCCGGTGGCGGCCGGCGTGGCCGTCGGGCTGGTCGTCGGCAAGTTTCTCGGCGTCCTGGGCGGGACGTGGGCGGCGGCGCGCTGGACGCGGGCCCAGCTCAGCCCCGACCTGGCCTGGAGCGACGTGGCGGCCGTGGCGACGCTGGCGGGCATCGGGTTCACGGTCTCCCTGCTGATCGGGGACCTGGCCTACGGGGACGACCCGACCCGGTCGGCCGCGGTCAAGGTTGCGGTGCTGGCCGCCTCCCTGGTGGCCGCCGCGATCGCGGTCGTGCAGCTGCGGTTCCGGGAGCGGCACGTCCGGCGGCGGGGCGGGGAGCGTGCCGACGGACAAACCGGGCAGACTGTGTGA
- a CDS encoding phage holin family protein has protein sequence MAEIRNGSAAATTGDGSLREPSLGELVAAASQNASILVRSEIELAKAELAAEAKKAALGGGMFGGAGLFGFFGFIFLSFGAVYGLDQTSLPLWACYLIVAGAYLLLAGILAGIGLKSLKKMGPPERTQRTIKDTVATLKSRGKKQPADA, from the coding sequence ATGGCCGAGATCCGGAACGGCTCCGCCGCGGCGACCACCGGCGACGGGTCGCTGCGGGAGCCGTCGCTCGGCGAGCTCGTCGCGGCGGCGAGCCAGAACGCGTCGATCCTGGTCCGCAGTGAGATCGAGCTGGCCAAGGCCGAGCTCGCGGCCGAGGCGAAGAAGGCCGCCCTCGGCGGCGGCATGTTCGGCGGGGCCGGCCTGTTCGGGTTCTTCGGGTTCATCTTCCTCTCGTTCGGCGCCGTCTACGGCCTGGACCAGACCTCGCTCCCCCTGTGGGCCTGTTACCTGATCGTCGCCGGCGCGTACCTGCTCCTCGCGGGGATTCTGGCCGGGATCGGTCTGAAGTCGCTGAAGAAGATGGGCCCGCCCGAGCGGACGCAGCGGACGATCAAGGACACCGTCGCGACGCTGAAGAGCCGGGGCAAGAAACAGCCCGCGGACGCGTGA
- a CDS encoding alpha/beta hydrolase produces MRSDGSSPADVAWALEGPWTHRQIAANGARFHVAEVGEGPLVLLLHGFPTFWWTWRHQLVALADAGYRAVAMDLRGYGGSDKTPRGYDPMTLTGDVAGVVQSLGEAEATIVGHGWGGLLAWTSAVFEPKVVRRLAAVSAPHPRRMRAAALDRRQVAASSYLLGYQRPWIPERKLVADDGAAVGELLHAWGAAPAWPDAETERIYRRAIQVQPVAHCALEYHRWAFRSLARPDGLRYARRMRTPIPCPVLHLHGARDPVVRPGTAAGSGRYVAGPYSWSVVPEVGHFPHEEAPEAVTRLLLRWMQET; encoded by the coding sequence GTGCGCAGCGACGGCAGCAGTCCGGCCGACGTCGCCTGGGCCCTGGAGGGCCCGTGGACGCACCGTCAGATTGCTGCGAACGGCGCTCGGTTCCACGTCGCTGAGGTGGGCGAGGGGCCGCTGGTCCTCCTGCTCCACGGGTTCCCCACGTTCTGGTGGACCTGGCGGCACCAGCTCGTCGCGCTCGCCGATGCCGGGTACCGCGCCGTCGCGATGGATCTGCGCGGCTACGGCGGCAGCGACAAGACTCCGCGCGGGTACGACCCCATGACGCTGACCGGGGACGTCGCCGGTGTCGTGCAGTCCCTCGGGGAGGCCGAGGCGACGATCGTGGGTCACGGCTGGGGCGGGTTGCTCGCCTGGACGAGCGCGGTGTTCGAGCCCAAGGTCGTCAGGCGCCTCGCAGCCGTCTCGGCCCCGCACCCCCGCCGCATGCGCGCGGCTGCCCTCGACCGGCGGCAGGTGGCGGCGTCGTCCTACCTGCTCGGCTACCAGCGGCCCTGGATCCCGGAGCGGAAGCTCGTCGCCGACGACGGCGCCGCGGTCGGGGAGCTGCTGCACGCCTGGGGCGCCGCTCCGGCGTGGCCGGACGCCGAGACCGAGCGGATCTACCGGCGGGCGATCCAGGTGCAGCCGGTCGCGCACTGCGCCTTGGAGTACCACCGGTGGGCGTTCCGCTCCCTCGCCCGCCCCGACGGGCTCCGCTACGCCCGGCGGATGCGCACCCCGATCCCCTGCCCGGTGCTGCACCTGCACGGGGCCCGGGACCCGGTGGTCCGGCCCGGCACCGCCGCCGGCTCCGGCCGCTACGTCGCCGGGCCGTACTCGTGGTCGGTCGTCCCCGAGGTCGGGCACTTCCCCCACGAGGAGGCCCCGGAGGCGGTCACCCGGCTCCTCCTGCGGTGGATGCAGGAGACCTAG
- a CDS encoding MarP family serine protease, whose amino-acid sequence MSVIDVVLLVACVSFAAAGYRQGFIIGLTAFVGFLAGGILGVFLAPEIVQVIDDELGQAIFAVGIVLTMATVGQLIGAAAGAYLRGLVTWHPAHAIDAGAGAVLGVVSLLVVSWFVGSALASAPVSDLSQKVRESEVLRFVDSYMPDSADRLYASLARVLDKNGITQVFGPFDNEKIIPVEEPDSGPLAAPAIRAVKRSIVKVEGAAQSCRKALEGTGFVYARERVMTNAHVVAGVDAPTVSVGGTETRLQGRVVLFDEDRDVAIIYVPGLNAPALTFDTTGKRRDSAVVAGFPLNGPYHLEKARIREEINARGPDIYNTGVVERNVFSIFARIEPGNSGGPLLSPDGKVYGLIFAKSVQDSQTGYALTAAEVAEDARKGAATTTKVSTRDCV is encoded by the coding sequence GTGAGCGTGATCGACGTCGTCCTGCTGGTCGCCTGTGTCTCGTTCGCGGCGGCGGGGTATCGGCAGGGGTTCATCATCGGCCTGACGGCGTTCGTCGGGTTCCTGGCCGGCGGCATCCTGGGCGTCTTCCTGGCGCCCGAGATCGTGCAGGTGATCGACGACGAGCTCGGGCAGGCGATCTTCGCCGTCGGCATCGTGCTGACGATGGCGACGGTGGGTCAGTTGATCGGCGCCGCCGCGGGAGCGTATCTGCGCGGCCTGGTGACCTGGCATCCCGCGCATGCGATCGACGCCGGTGCCGGCGCAGTGCTCGGTGTCGTCTCGCTGCTCGTCGTCTCGTGGTTCGTCGGGTCCGCGCTCGCGAGCGCGCCGGTCTCGGACCTGTCGCAGAAGGTGCGTGAGTCCGAGGTCCTCCGGTTCGTCGACAGCTACATGCCCGACAGCGCCGACCGGCTCTACGCCTCACTGGCGCGGGTGCTCGACAAGAACGGCATCACGCAGGTCTTCGGTCCGTTCGACAACGAGAAGATCATCCCGGTCGAGGAGCCGGACTCCGGCCCGCTCGCCGCCCCCGCGATCCGCGCCGTCAAGCGCAGCATCGTCAAGGTCGAGGGCGCTGCGCAGTCCTGCCGCAAGGCACTGGAGGGCACCGGCTTCGTCTACGCGCGCGAGCGCGTCATGACCAACGCCCACGTGGTGGCCGGCGTCGACGCCCCGACCGTCTCCGTCGGTGGCACCGAGACGCGTCTGCAGGGCCGGGTCGTCCTCTTCGACGAGGACCGCGACGTCGCGATCATCTACGTCCCCGGCCTCAACGCCCCGGCGCTGACCTTCGACACCACCGGCAAGCGCCGCGACTCGGCGGTCGTGGCCGGCTTCCCGCTCAACGGCCCGTACCACCTGGAGAAGGCCCGCATCCGCGAGGAGATCAACGCCCGCGGGCCCGACATCTACAACACCGGCGTCGTCGAGCGGAACGTGTTCTCGATCTTCGCCCGCATCGAGCCCGGCAACTCCGGCGGCCCCCTGCTCTCCCCGGACGGCAAGGTCTACGGGCTGATCTTCGCCAAGAGCGTCCAGGACTCGCAGACCGGCTACGCCCTCACCGCGGCCGAGGTCGCGGAGGACGCCCGCAAGGGCGCGGCGACGACCACGAAGGTCTCGACCCGGGACTGCGTCTAG
- a CDS encoding CoA pyrophosphatase, producing the protein MNRVELPQWLAPLVDLAGTIQPADFGPLLPAQPSSGERASAVLLLFWEDTSQGVPGDIRILLIRRASDMRNHAGQPAFPGGTVDPTDDGPVEAALREAVEETGLDPSGVEVLATLPELSLAVSGFAVTPVLAWWREPSPVRPVDRAEVASVHLVRVADLVDPANRLTVRHVSGRMSPAFDVDGLRVWGFTAYVLDRILHLAGWERPWDRDRAEEMS; encoded by the coding sequence GTGAACAGGGTCGAGCTGCCGCAGTGGTTGGCTCCCCTCGTCGACCTCGCCGGGACGATCCAGCCTGCTGATTTCGGCCCCCTCCTGCCGGCGCAGCCGTCCTCCGGCGAGCGCGCCTCGGCCGTCCTCCTACTCTTCTGGGAGGACACCTCCCAGGGCGTTCCCGGGGACATCCGCATCCTGCTGATCCGGCGCGCGTCCGACATGCGCAACCACGCGGGGCAACCGGCCTTCCCGGGCGGGACGGTCGACCCCACCGACGACGGCCCGGTCGAAGCCGCGCTCCGGGAGGCCGTGGAGGAGACCGGCCTGGATCCGAGCGGTGTCGAGGTGCTCGCGACCCTGCCGGAGCTCTCGCTGGCGGTCAGCGGCTTCGCGGTGACGCCGGTGCTGGCCTGGTGGCGCGAGCCGAGCCCCGTGCGCCCGGTGGACCGCGCCGAGGTGGCCTCGGTCCACCTGGTCCGCGTCGCCGACCTCGTCGACCCCGCGAACCGCCTCACCGTGCGTCACGTCTCGGGCCGGATGTCGCCGGCGTTCGACGTCGACGGCCTGCGGGTCTGGGGCTTCACCGCCTACGTCCTCGACCGGATCCTGCACCTGGCCGGCTGGGAGCGGCCGTGGGATCGGGACCGGGCCGAGGAGATGTCGTGA
- a CDS encoding TlpA disulfide reductase family protein: MRRALAAALTAPLLLAACGDEDAGTGASGPRGADAPVLTCEGLDKAVPGAPAAAASPSGSPTALPNLTLDCLGGGEPVKLRSLRGPMVINVWASWCKPCLAELPYLTEAHAELTERVRFLGVAVQDADTPSREWLSYHGVPWPSLADRKGSVRGPLRIPGPPVTLFVNSEGRIAAVHYGAFTSARAVRDAVAEHLQVS; encoded by the coding sequence ATGAGGCGCGCGCTCGCGGCGGCCCTGACGGCGCCGCTGCTGCTCGCCGCGTGCGGCGACGAGGACGCCGGAACGGGTGCGAGCGGCCCCCGGGGGGCCGACGCCCCCGTCCTGACCTGCGAGGGCCTCGACAAGGCCGTCCCGGGGGCCCCGGCGGCCGCCGCGTCGCCGTCGGGGAGCCCGACCGCGCTGCCGAATCTGACCCTCGACTGCCTCGGCGGCGGCGAGCCGGTCAAGCTGCGGTCCCTGCGCGGGCCGATGGTGATCAACGTGTGGGCGAGCTGGTGCAAGCCGTGCCTGGCCGAGCTGCCGTACCTCACCGAGGCCCACGCCGAGCTGACGGAACGGGTCCGGTTCCTCGGGGTCGCGGTGCAGGACGCGGACACCCCGTCCCGCGAGTGGCTCTCGTACCACGGAGTGCCGTGGCCGTCACTGGCCGACCGTAAAGGTTCGGTTCGCGGCCCGCTGCGGATTCCCGGCCCGCCGGTCACCCTCTTCGTCAACTCCGAGGGGAGAATTGCCGCGGTCCACTATGGTGCGTTCACGAGCGCACGCGCCGTCCGGGACGCGGTCGCGGAGCACCTCCAGGTCTCCTGA
- the nth gene encoding endonuclease III: MPRKFAGESPLALTRRARRISRVLTETYPDAHCELDFTTPLELLVATILSAQTTDVRVNLVTPVLFAKYRTAADYAAADRAEMESIVASTGFFRAKTNSVMGMAQALCDRFGGEVPNRLEDLVTLPGVGRKTANVVLGNAFGVPGITVDTHFGRLSRRFGFTTEDDPVKVEHEVGALIPKKDWTDFSQRMIWHGRRICHAKKPACGACPAAALCPAFGEGETDPEKAAKLVRTSGPR, from the coding sequence GTGCCACGAAAGTTCGCCGGCGAGTCGCCGCTCGCCCTCACCCGCCGTGCCCGGCGGATCTCGCGTGTGCTCACCGAGACCTACCCGGACGCGCACTGCGAGCTCGACTTCACCACTCCGCTCGAACTCCTCGTGGCCACGATCCTGTCCGCTCAAACCACCGACGTCCGGGTCAACCTGGTGACGCCGGTGCTGTTCGCCAAGTACCGGACCGCTGCGGACTACGCCGCCGCCGACCGCGCCGAGATGGAGTCGATCGTCGCCTCGACCGGGTTCTTCCGGGCGAAGACGAACTCGGTGATGGGCATGGCACAGGCCCTGTGCGACCGCTTCGGTGGCGAGGTGCCGAACCGGCTCGAGGACCTCGTGACCCTGCCCGGCGTCGGCCGCAAGACCGCCAACGTCGTGCTCGGCAACGCGTTCGGGGTCCCCGGCATCACCGTCGACACCCACTTCGGCCGGCTCTCGCGCCGCTTCGGGTTCACGACCGAGGACGACCCGGTCAAGGTCGAGCACGAGGTCGGCGCGCTGATCCCGAAGAAGGACTGGACGGACTTCTCCCAGCGGATGATCTGGCACGGCCGTCGGATCTGCCACGCCAAGAAACCGGCCTGCGGGGCCTGCCCGGCGGCGGCCCTGTGCCCGGCCTTCGGCGAGGGCGAGACCGATCCGGAGAAGGCGGCCAAGCTCGTCCGGACCTCGGGCCCCCGATGA
- a CDS encoding cyclic nucleotide-binding domain-containing protein produces MDDMIRKAPLFSALDDEAAGALRRSMAEINLGRGQVLFREGDAGDKLYVVADGKVKLGRTSSDGRENLLAILGPGEMFGELSLFDPGPRTATATAVTDTQIFALGHTELTTWVSGRPEVALSLLKQISSRLRRTNEVIGDLVFSDVPGRVAKALLDLSSRFGVQSDDGVHVGHDLTQEELAQLVGASRETVNKALADFAGRGWIRLEARAVVLLDLERLSRRAR; encoded by the coding sequence GTGGACGACATGATTCGTAAGGCGCCGCTGTTCTCGGCCCTCGACGACGAGGCCGCCGGGGCACTGCGTCGTTCGATGGCGGAGATCAACCTCGGTCGCGGCCAGGTGCTGTTCCGCGAAGGGGACGCCGGCGACAAGCTCTACGTGGTCGCCGACGGCAAGGTGAAGCTGGGCCGCACGTCGAGTGACGGCCGCGAGAACCTGCTGGCGATCCTCGGCCCGGGTGAGATGTTCGGCGAGCTCTCGCTGTTCGACCCGGGCCCCCGGACGGCCACCGCCACCGCGGTCACCGACACCCAGATCTTCGCGCTGGGGCACACCGAGCTCACGACGTGGGTCTCCGGCCGTCCCGAGGTGGCGCTGTCGCTGCTCAAGCAGATCTCGTCGCGGCTGCGCCGCACGAACGAGGTCATCGGCGACCTGGTCTTCTCCGACGTCCCCGGCCGCGTCGCCAAGGCGCTGCTCGACCTGTCGAGCCGCTTCGGCGTCCAGTCCGACGACGGCGTCCACGTCGGCCACGACCTCACCCAGGAGGAGCTGGCCCAGCTCGTCGGCGCCTCCCGCGAGACCGTGAACAAGGCCCTGGCCGACTTCGCCGGCCGCGGCTGGATCCGCCTCGAGGCCCGCGCGGTCGTCCTGCTCGACCTCGAGCGCCTGAGCCGCCGCGCCCGCTGA
- a CDS encoding MBL fold metallo-hydrolase, whose protein sequence is MTDPFATPWTGGVLSPRARCVLAPNPGPMTLEGTNTWVLAEPGSRASVVVDPGPADEAHLAAVLAAATEGGRSVAAVLATHRHHDHVEGAVMFARMAEAPVRAADPDVRFGDGVTSLAEGDVIQVDGLEIRVLHTPGHTSDSMTFLLPADRAILTGDMVLGRGPTVVIPPDGVLRDYFASLERFAALAGDAVDTVYPGHGPVLPDAVAAIDYYLTHRRQRLEQVRAAVDAGDVTPRQVVERVYADVDRSLWPAAEWSVKAQLIFLGVPVEDPDAVPPNPYADGR, encoded by the coding sequence GTGACCGACCCGTTCGCCACCCCCTGGACCGGCGGTGTCCTCTCGCCCCGCGCCCGCTGCGTGCTCGCCCCGAACCCGGGCCCGATGACGCTGGAGGGCACCAACACCTGGGTGCTCGCCGAGCCCGGCTCCCGCGCCAGCGTCGTCGTCGACCCCGGTCCGGCCGACGAGGCGCACCTCGCCGCGGTGCTCGCAGCCGCGACCGAGGGCGGCCGGTCGGTCGCCGCCGTCCTCGCGACGCACCGTCATCACGACCACGTCGAGGGGGCGGTGATGTTCGCCCGGATGGCCGAAGCGCCGGTCCGCGCCGCCGACCCCGACGTCCGGTTCGGGGACGGCGTCACCTCCCTCGCGGAGGGCGACGTGATTCAGGTCGACGGCCTCGAGATCCGGGTGCTCCACACGCCCGGCCACACCTCGGACTCCATGACGTTCCTGCTCCCGGCGGACCGCGCCATCCTCACCGGCGACATGGTCCTCGGCCGAGGCCCGACGGTCGTCATCCCGCCCGACGGCGTCCTCCGGGACTACTTCGCCTCGCTGGAGCGTTTCGCCGCCCTCGCGGGGGATGCCGTCGACACCGTCTACCCCGGCCACGGCCCGGTCCTCCCCGACGCCGTCGCCGCGATCGACTACTACCTGACGCACCGTCGGCAACGGCTCGAACAGGTCCGCGCCGCCGTCGACGCCGGGGACGTGACCCCGCGTCAGGTGGTCGAGCGCGTGTACGCGGACGTCGACCGGAGCCTCTGGCCCGCCGCCGAGTGGTCGGTCAAGGCGCAGCTGATCTTCCTCGGCGTCCCCGTCGAGGACCCCGACGCCGTCCCCCCGAACCCCTACGCGGACGGCCGCTGA